The Anas acuta chromosome 7, bAnaAcu1.1, whole genome shotgun sequence genome has a window encoding:
- the DNA2 gene encoding DNA replication ATP-dependent helicase/nuclease DNA2 isoform X1, producing MEALTAIRSSLCATFRKTVTDSSSAILKNGLNNRYRVLEVSVKQSNGNDSEKHLTVTSSQSLQDTELCILRNGWECVPVVPGDIVHLEGDCTSGTWIIDEQSGYLILYPDLLLSGTTISSSIRCIRRAVLSEKFRGSDSGSRQMLVGTILHEIFQQSVTNNLSPEKVKELANKIVYGQKYLREMYHLNLKQAEVMQEIEEYLPSFFKWTEDFMHNPVNQNKMQLKLSSDDKTGDFSSKIEILEILDIEENIWSPRFGLKGKIDVTAKVKIHRQSGVQSKIMPLELKSGKESNSIEHRSQVILYTLLNLERRLDPEAGFLLYLKTGTMYPVSGTRMDKRELMKLRNQVAFYLMHSTYKSTVGRQHSQLAALPPVIDDSQACKYCSQMHNCFLYSRAVEEKIASISFPPAMVSIIEKETQHLKPSHLEYFSLWYLMLTLEMQTGEGRKGYKNIWMIPSLEREKAGDCVGNMIRIDQVQEISEGQYLHSFQRKNGTIPGANLLAGDRVVVSGEEHGLLGLATGYVREISATKVSCLLGRNLSKLPKDTTFRLDHEEGDFGTGVPFENLSKLMKDSPVSEKLRNLIIDFDKPRFIQHLSSVLPAEAKETVANILKGLNKPQKQAMKQVLLSKDYTLIVGMPGTGKTTTICALVRILSACGFSVLLTSFTHTAVDNILLKLAKFKVGFLRLGRAQKVHPDIRKFTEEEICRSKSINSVTDLEELYNSQPVVATACMGVNHPIFAQRQFDFCIVDEASQISQPICLGPLFCSKRFVLVGDHQQLPPLVQNSEARDLGMSESLFKRLEKNQNAVVQLTVQYRMNSKIMSLSNMLVYEGKLECGSEKVSNATVNLPNLKKLKLELADASKTWLKEVLEPDKPVCFLNTEKVPAPEHAEKGGVYNVTEAKLVFFLTSLFIQAGCKPSDIGVISPYRHQLKIITDLMARLKENRVEVNTIDKYQGRDKSIIIVSFVRNSNEENLGTLLKDWRRLNVAITRAKHKLVMVGCIPSLRRYPPLEKLLCHLQAEAMIFNLPAGAYESIHKCNIL from the exons ATGGAAGCACTAACTGCAATAAGGAGTAGCTTATGTGCTAC TTTCCGGAAGACAGTGACTGACTCCTCTAGTGCAATACTTAAGAATGGGTTGAACAACAGATACCGTGTGTTGGAGGTCAGCGTAAAGCAGAGTAATGGAAATGATTCTGAAAAGCACCTGACAGTCACCTCATCTCAGTCACTGCAAGATACAGAGCTGTGCATCCTTAGGAATGGCTG GGAGTGTGTTCCGGTTGTTCCAGGAGACATCGTTCATTTAGAAGGGGACTGTACTTCTGGTACGTGGATAATAGATGAACAGTCAGGATACCTCATTCTTTACCCAGATCTGCTGCTGTCTGGCACTACAATATCAAGCAGCATTCGATGCATAAGAAGAGCAGTGCTGAGTGAAAAATTTAGG GGCTCTGACTCTGGATCACGCCAAATGCTTGTTGGTACAATTCTTCATGAAATTTTCCAGCAATCAGTAACAAATAACCTGTCAcctgaaaaagtaaaagaactAGCAAATAAAATCGTATATGGACAAAAGTATCTCAGAGAAAT gtaTCACTTAAATCTGAAGCAAGCAGAAGTAATGCAGGAAATAGAAGAATACTTgccatcattttttaaatggacaGAAGACTTTATGCACAATCCAGttaaccaaaataaaatgcaactaAAACT gTCAAGTGATGATAAAACTGGAGATTTCTCTTCTAAGATAGAAATTCTAGAGATCTTAGACATTGAAGAGAATATCTGGTCTCCCAGGTTTGGATTGAAGGGAAAGATTGATGTTACAGCCAAGGTGAAAATCCATCGTCAATCTGGAGTACAATCTAAGATAATGCCATTAGAGCTCAAGTCTGGAAAGGAATCTAATTCTATAGAGCACAGGAGTCAG gTTATCCTGTATACCTTGTTGAATTTAGAAAGGAGACTAGATCCTGAAGCTGGATTTCTTCTTTATCTTAAAACTGGTACGATGTACCCTGTTTCTGGGACTCGCATGGATAAAAGAG AATTAATGAAGCTAAGAAACCAGGTGGCCTTCTACTTAATGCACAGCACATATAAATCTACTGTGGGAAGACAGCACTCACAGCTCGCTGCTTTGCCTCCTGTAATTGATGACAGTCAAGCCTGTAAATATTGCTCCCAAATGCACAATTGTTTCCTATATAGCag GGCTGTAGAAGAAAAGATTGCTAGTATCTCTTTTCCTCCTGCCATGGTATCGATTATTGAAAAAGAGACCCAGCACCTGAAGCCCTCCCACTTGGAATATTTTAGTCTGTGGTACTTAATGTTAACGTTGGAGATGCAAACTGGAGAGGGCAGAAAGGggtataaaaatatatggatGATACCTTCTTTGGAAAG AGAGAAGGCTGGAGATTGTGTTGGAAACATGATCAGAATTGATCAAGTGCAGGAAATTTCCGAGGGACAGTATCTGCATTCTTTCCAACGTAAAAATGGCACAATACCTGGAGCAAACCTCTTGGCTGGTGATAGAGTGGTTGTGAGTGGAGAGGAACATGGGTTGCTTGGTTTGGCTACTGGCTATGTTAGAGAAATCAGTGCAACAAAAGTCTCCTGTTTGTTGGGCAG GAATTTATCAAAGCTCCCCAAGGATACCACCTTTAGGCTGGATCATGAAGAAGGAGATTTTGGTACAGGGGTCCCTTTTGAAAACCTTTCCAAATTGATGAAAGATTCCCCAGTCAG TGAAAAGCTCCGCAACTTGATTATTGACTTTGACAAACCACGTTTTATACAGCATTTGAGCTCAGTTCTTCCTGCAGAAGCAAAGGAAActgttgcaaatattttaaaag GTCTGAATAAGCCTCAGAAACAGGCAATGAAACAAGTGTTGCTTTCGAAGGACTACACGCTTATTGTGGGTATGCCCGGAACTGGGAAAACCACTACAATATGTGCTCTG GTGAGAATTCTCTCCGCTTGTGGCTTCAGTGTTCTTCTGACTAGTTTTACACACACTGCTGTGGACAATATTCTGCTGAAGCTGGCCAAATTCAAAGTAGGCTTCTTGCGTTTGGGACGAGCTCAGAAGGTTCATCCAGATATACGGAAatttacagaagaagaaatttgCAGGTCCAAGTCAATTAACTCTGTAACAGATTTGGAAGAGCTCTATAACAGTCAG CCAGTGGTAGCAACAGCTTGCATGGGAGTAAATCACCCCATCTTTGCTCAGAGGCAGTTTGATTTCTGTATAGTTGATGAAGCTTCCCAAATAAGCCAGCCCATCTGTTTGGGCCCACTGTTCTGCTCCAAAAGGTTTGTGCTGGTAGGGGATCATCAGCAGCTGCCTCCACTTGTACAGAATTCAGAAGCAAG AGATCTTGGTATGAGCGAAAGCTTATTTAAAAGGCTGGAGAAAAATCAGAATGCTGTTGTCCAGTTAACTGTGCAATACAGAATGAATAG TAAAATTATGTCGCTGAGTAATATGTTAGTATATGAAGGCAAACTGGAATGTGGATCAGAGAAGGTGTCAAATGCCACTGTTAACTTGCCGAACCTAAAGAAGTTGAAACTGGAACTTGCAGATGCTTCAAAAACATGGTTGAAAGAAGTACTTGAGCCAGACAAacctgtgtgttttctgaacACTGAGAAG GTCCCAGCACCAGAACATGCAGAAAAAGGTGGTGTATATAATGTGACAGAAGCCAAACTTGTGTTCTTCCTCACGTCCTTATTTATTcag gcTGGTTGTAAGCCTTCAGACATTGGTGTGATATCACCATACAGacatcaattaaaaataatcactgaTTTGATGGCGAGACTGAAGGAGAACAGAGTGGAAGTCAACACTATAGACAAGTACCAAGGAAGAGACAAAAGTATCATAATTGTATCTTTCGTTAGGAACagtaatgaagaaaat CTTGGAACCCTCCTGAAGGACTGGAGACGTCTTAACGTTGCTATCACAAGAGCTAAGCACAAACTAGTCATGGTGGGCTGCATTCCATCTCTGCGCCGCTACCCTCCTCTGGAGAAGCTATTGTGCCACTTGCAGGCCGAGGCAATG ATCTTCAATCTTCCAGCTGGGGCTTATGAAAGTATCCACAAATGTAACATTTTGTGA
- the DNA2 gene encoding DNA replication ATP-dependent helicase/nuclease DNA2 isoform X2 — MADSFRKTVTDSSSAILKNGLNNRYRVLEVSVKQSNGNDSEKHLTVTSSQSLQDTELCILRNGWECVPVVPGDIVHLEGDCTSGTWIIDEQSGYLILYPDLLLSGTTISSSIRCIRRAVLSEKFRGSDSGSRQMLVGTILHEIFQQSVTNNLSPEKVKELANKIVYGQKYLREMYHLNLKQAEVMQEIEEYLPSFFKWTEDFMHNPVNQNKMQLKLSSDDKTGDFSSKIEILEILDIEENIWSPRFGLKGKIDVTAKVKIHRQSGVQSKIMPLELKSGKESNSIEHRSQVILYTLLNLERRLDPEAGFLLYLKTGTMYPVSGTRMDKRELMKLRNQVAFYLMHSTYKSTVGRQHSQLAALPPVIDDSQACKYCSQMHNCFLYSRAVEEKIASISFPPAMVSIIEKETQHLKPSHLEYFSLWYLMLTLEMQTGEGRKGYKNIWMIPSLEREKAGDCVGNMIRIDQVQEISEGQYLHSFQRKNGTIPGANLLAGDRVVVSGEEHGLLGLATGYVREISATKVSCLLGRNLSKLPKDTTFRLDHEEGDFGTGVPFENLSKLMKDSPVSEKLRNLIIDFDKPRFIQHLSSVLPAEAKETVANILKGLNKPQKQAMKQVLLSKDYTLIVGMPGTGKTTTICALVRILSACGFSVLLTSFTHTAVDNILLKLAKFKVGFLRLGRAQKVHPDIRKFTEEEICRSKSINSVTDLEELYNSQPVVATACMGVNHPIFAQRQFDFCIVDEASQISQPICLGPLFCSKRFVLVGDHQQLPPLVQNSEARDLGMSESLFKRLEKNQNAVVQLTVQYRMNSKIMSLSNMLVYEGKLECGSEKVSNATVNLPNLKKLKLELADASKTWLKEVLEPDKPVCFLNTEKVPAPEHAEKGGVYNVTEAKLVFFLTSLFIQAGCKPSDIGVISPYRHQLKIITDLMARLKENRVEVNTIDKYQGRDKSIIIVSFVRNSNEENLGTLLKDWRRLNVAITRAKHKLVMVGCIPSLRRYPPLEKLLCHLQAEAMIFNLPAGAYESIHKCNIL, encoded by the exons ATGGCCGACAG TTTCCGGAAGACAGTGACTGACTCCTCTAGTGCAATACTTAAGAATGGGTTGAACAACAGATACCGTGTGTTGGAGGTCAGCGTAAAGCAGAGTAATGGAAATGATTCTGAAAAGCACCTGACAGTCACCTCATCTCAGTCACTGCAAGATACAGAGCTGTGCATCCTTAGGAATGGCTG GGAGTGTGTTCCGGTTGTTCCAGGAGACATCGTTCATTTAGAAGGGGACTGTACTTCTGGTACGTGGATAATAGATGAACAGTCAGGATACCTCATTCTTTACCCAGATCTGCTGCTGTCTGGCACTACAATATCAAGCAGCATTCGATGCATAAGAAGAGCAGTGCTGAGTGAAAAATTTAGG GGCTCTGACTCTGGATCACGCCAAATGCTTGTTGGTACAATTCTTCATGAAATTTTCCAGCAATCAGTAACAAATAACCTGTCAcctgaaaaagtaaaagaactAGCAAATAAAATCGTATATGGACAAAAGTATCTCAGAGAAAT gtaTCACTTAAATCTGAAGCAAGCAGAAGTAATGCAGGAAATAGAAGAATACTTgccatcattttttaaatggacaGAAGACTTTATGCACAATCCAGttaaccaaaataaaatgcaactaAAACT gTCAAGTGATGATAAAACTGGAGATTTCTCTTCTAAGATAGAAATTCTAGAGATCTTAGACATTGAAGAGAATATCTGGTCTCCCAGGTTTGGATTGAAGGGAAAGATTGATGTTACAGCCAAGGTGAAAATCCATCGTCAATCTGGAGTACAATCTAAGATAATGCCATTAGAGCTCAAGTCTGGAAAGGAATCTAATTCTATAGAGCACAGGAGTCAG gTTATCCTGTATACCTTGTTGAATTTAGAAAGGAGACTAGATCCTGAAGCTGGATTTCTTCTTTATCTTAAAACTGGTACGATGTACCCTGTTTCTGGGACTCGCATGGATAAAAGAG AATTAATGAAGCTAAGAAACCAGGTGGCCTTCTACTTAATGCACAGCACATATAAATCTACTGTGGGAAGACAGCACTCACAGCTCGCTGCTTTGCCTCCTGTAATTGATGACAGTCAAGCCTGTAAATATTGCTCCCAAATGCACAATTGTTTCCTATATAGCag GGCTGTAGAAGAAAAGATTGCTAGTATCTCTTTTCCTCCTGCCATGGTATCGATTATTGAAAAAGAGACCCAGCACCTGAAGCCCTCCCACTTGGAATATTTTAGTCTGTGGTACTTAATGTTAACGTTGGAGATGCAAACTGGAGAGGGCAGAAAGGggtataaaaatatatggatGATACCTTCTTTGGAAAG AGAGAAGGCTGGAGATTGTGTTGGAAACATGATCAGAATTGATCAAGTGCAGGAAATTTCCGAGGGACAGTATCTGCATTCTTTCCAACGTAAAAATGGCACAATACCTGGAGCAAACCTCTTGGCTGGTGATAGAGTGGTTGTGAGTGGAGAGGAACATGGGTTGCTTGGTTTGGCTACTGGCTATGTTAGAGAAATCAGTGCAACAAAAGTCTCCTGTTTGTTGGGCAG GAATTTATCAAAGCTCCCCAAGGATACCACCTTTAGGCTGGATCATGAAGAAGGAGATTTTGGTACAGGGGTCCCTTTTGAAAACCTTTCCAAATTGATGAAAGATTCCCCAGTCAG TGAAAAGCTCCGCAACTTGATTATTGACTTTGACAAACCACGTTTTATACAGCATTTGAGCTCAGTTCTTCCTGCAGAAGCAAAGGAAActgttgcaaatattttaaaag GTCTGAATAAGCCTCAGAAACAGGCAATGAAACAAGTGTTGCTTTCGAAGGACTACACGCTTATTGTGGGTATGCCCGGAACTGGGAAAACCACTACAATATGTGCTCTG GTGAGAATTCTCTCCGCTTGTGGCTTCAGTGTTCTTCTGACTAGTTTTACACACACTGCTGTGGACAATATTCTGCTGAAGCTGGCCAAATTCAAAGTAGGCTTCTTGCGTTTGGGACGAGCTCAGAAGGTTCATCCAGATATACGGAAatttacagaagaagaaatttgCAGGTCCAAGTCAATTAACTCTGTAACAGATTTGGAAGAGCTCTATAACAGTCAG CCAGTGGTAGCAACAGCTTGCATGGGAGTAAATCACCCCATCTTTGCTCAGAGGCAGTTTGATTTCTGTATAGTTGATGAAGCTTCCCAAATAAGCCAGCCCATCTGTTTGGGCCCACTGTTCTGCTCCAAAAGGTTTGTGCTGGTAGGGGATCATCAGCAGCTGCCTCCACTTGTACAGAATTCAGAAGCAAG AGATCTTGGTATGAGCGAAAGCTTATTTAAAAGGCTGGAGAAAAATCAGAATGCTGTTGTCCAGTTAACTGTGCAATACAGAATGAATAG TAAAATTATGTCGCTGAGTAATATGTTAGTATATGAAGGCAAACTGGAATGTGGATCAGAGAAGGTGTCAAATGCCACTGTTAACTTGCCGAACCTAAAGAAGTTGAAACTGGAACTTGCAGATGCTTCAAAAACATGGTTGAAAGAAGTACTTGAGCCAGACAAacctgtgtgttttctgaacACTGAGAAG GTCCCAGCACCAGAACATGCAGAAAAAGGTGGTGTATATAATGTGACAGAAGCCAAACTTGTGTTCTTCCTCACGTCCTTATTTATTcag gcTGGTTGTAAGCCTTCAGACATTGGTGTGATATCACCATACAGacatcaattaaaaataatcactgaTTTGATGGCGAGACTGAAGGAGAACAGAGTGGAAGTCAACACTATAGACAAGTACCAAGGAAGAGACAAAAGTATCATAATTGTATCTTTCGTTAGGAACagtaatgaagaaaat CTTGGAACCCTCCTGAAGGACTGGAGACGTCTTAACGTTGCTATCACAAGAGCTAAGCACAAACTAGTCATGGTGGGCTGCATTCCATCTCTGCGCCGCTACCCTCCTCTGGAGAAGCTATTGTGCCACTTGCAGGCCGAGGCAATG ATCTTCAATCTTCCAGCTGGGGCTTATGAAAGTATCCACAAATGTAACATTTTGTGA